The following proteins are encoded in a genomic region of Vibrio spartinae:
- a CDS encoding ATP-dependent zinc protease family protein translates to MNEKIMIGWRETLSLPDLGIPTINAKIDTGAKTSCLHAFKVKAFKKEGEQWVRFWLHPRHKDDSEIVICEAPVIDRRIVRNSGGYEEKRYVIRTKIKIGTEQWPVDITLTNRENMAFRMLLGRTAMRPKIVVDPDASFLLTSGNNV, encoded by the coding sequence ATGAATGAAAAAATTATGATTGGCTGGAGAGAGACTCTCAGTCTCCCAGACTTAGGAATTCCCACCATCAATGCCAAGATCGATACTGGCGCAAAGACATCGTGTCTTCACGCATTTAAAGTTAAAGCCTTTAAAAAAGAAGGCGAACAATGGGTGCGATTCTGGTTACATCCCCGTCACAAGGACGATTCAGAAATTGTCATTTGCGAAGCGCCTGTGATCGACCGACGTATCGTCAGAAACTCCGGTGGCTATGAGGAAAAGCGTTATGTCATCCGCACAAAGATCAAGATTGGCACGGAGCAATGGCCGGTCGATATTACACTGACCAATCGTGAAAACATGGCATTCAGAATGTTATTAGGCCGGACAGCGATGCGCCCAAAAATCGTCGTTGATCCGGATGCATCATTTCTACTGACCTCTGGTAATAACGTATGA
- the nqrM gene encoding (Na+)-NQR maturation NqrM has protein sequence MSTFLITFAMFVAVIAAMAVGYIFQKKMVSGSCGGLGAVGIEKVCNCPEPCDARKKREAKAAARADRLAEWNKDRIV, from the coding sequence ATGAGTACTTTCCTAATCACTTTTGCAATGTTTGTTGCTGTGATTGCAGCAATGGCGGTTGGATATATATTCCAAAAGAAAATGGTGAGCGGTAGTTGTGGTGGTTTGGGGGCTGTCGGTATTGAAAAAGTCTGCAACTGTCCAGAACCTTGTGACGCTCGCAAGAAACGCGAAGCGAAAGCGGCAGCTAGAGCTGACCGTTTAGCTGAATGGAACAAAGACCGTATTGTTTAA
- a CDS encoding M23 family metallopeptidase, with product MLKKYMYFGLVLLGISSGAMAHSLYPNMTPHEIPQAKLTSSELPNVLISDNAFVYQPHFRPFDIGSFLADTQPSWQTRKESLKHWAGATGVDPRVLLTTLMVIHPKQIPTANEIKAVANQLSQYFYYYDSRKSLTQKNYNAATLALAQQLPTLSDWHDWQRQYEQWFGPIIPTQEAKQKVKPAAPALALAPSLADANSALGIIQWPWMQGYSWMPNGPHSNTGSGYPLSSIDVSYNWPDWGEPTYSVTAAHDGYVTVMSRCQVRVTNPSGWATNYYHMDWIQVEDGQWVTRDTELGIYANQRSTALCEGGSSTGPHLHFSLLYQGRFQSLQGVQLGPYQIQVGRYNYDSDCRYSWLYDTRNRRKVCLYQSVDNPPL from the coding sequence ATGTTAAAAAAATATATGTATTTCGGATTAGTGTTGCTAGGTATAAGCAGTGGCGCTATGGCTCATTCTTTATATCCCAACATGACGCCCCACGAGATCCCACAGGCAAAGTTAACGAGTAGTGAACTACCAAATGTTTTGATCAGTGATAACGCGTTTGTCTACCAGCCCCATTTTCGACCATTTGATATCGGTAGTTTTTTAGCGGATACCCAACCTTCATGGCAGACACGCAAGGAATCACTGAAGCATTGGGCAGGAGCAACTGGTGTTGATCCCAGAGTTCTGTTAACAACGCTGATGGTTATTCATCCAAAACAAATACCGACAGCTAATGAGATTAAAGCCGTAGCAAATCAACTGTCACAGTATTTCTACTATTACGATTCACGCAAATCACTTACCCAGAAAAATTACAACGCTGCCACTTTGGCGTTGGCACAACAACTACCTACGCTATCTGATTGGCATGACTGGCAACGTCAATATGAACAGTGGTTCGGTCCGATCATCCCAACACAAGAAGCAAAGCAAAAAGTGAAACCAGCAGCACCGGCTCTTGCTCTCGCGCCTTCCCTTGCTGATGCGAATTCTGCCCTCGGTATCATCCAATGGCCATGGATGCAAGGCTATTCATGGATGCCTAATGGCCCACATTCAAATACTGGGAGTGGATATCCTTTATCATCGATAGATGTTTCCTATAATTGGCCAGATTGGGGAGAACCCACTTATAGTGTTACAGCCGCTCACGATGGTTATGTGACGGTCATGTCTCGTTGTCAGGTAAGAGTGACCAACCCCAGCGGATGGGCAACTAACTATTATCATATGGACTGGATTCAGGTAGAGGATGGCCAATGGGTAACCAGAGATACTGAGTTAGGTATTTATGCGAACCAACGTTCAACCGCACTTTGTGAAGGCGGCTCATCGACTGGCCCACATTTACATTTTTCTTTACTTTACCAAGGTCGCTTTCAATCTTTACAGGGCGTTCAGCTAGGTCCATACCAAATTCAAGTTGGCCGTTACAACTATGATAGTGATTGTCGATATAGCTGGTTATACGATACGCGAAATCGACGCAAAGTGTGCCTGTATCAAAGTGTTGATAACCCACCTCTTTAG
- a CDS encoding sodium-dependent transporter, with translation MAQSSSRDFFASRLGFILSASGAAVGLGNIWGFPTQVASNGGGAFLLVYLVLIAFVAFPMLVVEMAIGRHGQANPVDSMRALSSAPKTQKFAVGVGWLGLSVPCAVLTFYSIVGGWIICFFLAALCQLLGWGELSQWLEGFSVERNLLGTVIFYVLTILIVQGGVKQGIEKWSTRLMPALFVLFAVLFIYILMQDGAVEGLKQYLIPDFTKIWNKDLILAAMGQGFFSLTIGGCSMLVYGSYLSKKENLPKMALSVTLVDTGVAFIAGLVVMPAMFVAMKQGVEIYAADGSLLNSDTLVFRVLPMMFESLGIFGQFFAVVFFLLLTIAALTSSISMLECPVTLVSERWNTSRSGTTWALGAAIALLSGVVLYHFSALFGVVVVMATQYLQPLAALMFCLLGGWGWRHRAKITELQHGFPGISQHWFGRLWPIYIKYVCPIFVAAVMWFSLFSQ, from the coding sequence ATGGCACAATCTTCTTCGCGTGATTTTTTCGCATCTCGACTTGGTTTTATTCTTTCGGCTTCCGGTGCTGCGGTGGGGTTGGGTAATATCTGGGGATTTCCGACTCAGGTTGCCAGTAATGGCGGCGGTGCTTTCCTATTGGTCTATCTGGTTCTGATTGCTTTTGTTGCATTTCCGATGTTGGTCGTTGAAATGGCGATAGGACGTCATGGTCAAGCGAATCCAGTCGATAGTATGCGTGCCCTTTCTTCTGCTCCGAAAACCCAGAAATTTGCAGTTGGTGTGGGGTGGTTAGGGTTGAGCGTTCCCTGTGCCGTACTCACGTTTTACAGCATCGTTGGGGGCTGGATCATCTGTTTCTTTCTGGCCGCTCTCTGTCAGTTATTGGGATGGGGAGAACTTTCTCAGTGGTTAGAAGGTTTCTCTGTTGAACGCAACTTGTTAGGAACCGTTATTTTCTATGTTCTAACAATTCTCATTGTTCAGGGCGGTGTCAAACAGGGCATCGAAAAATGGTCGACACGTTTGATGCCGGCTCTGTTTGTCCTCTTTGCCGTACTGTTCATTTATATTTTGATGCAAGACGGAGCCGTTGAAGGACTCAAGCAGTATCTGATTCCAGACTTCACTAAAATATGGAATAAAGACCTGATTCTTGCTGCGATGGGGCAAGGCTTCTTCTCGCTGACTATCGGTGGCTGTTCGATGCTGGTGTATGGTTCTTATTTGAGTAAAAAAGAGAATCTCCCCAAAATGGCGTTAAGTGTCACACTGGTTGATACCGGGGTTGCCTTTATTGCGGGATTGGTTGTCATGCCGGCTATGTTTGTAGCAATGAAACAAGGCGTTGAAATTTATGCTGCGGATGGAAGCTTACTCAATTCCGATACATTGGTTTTCCGTGTATTACCCATGATGTTTGAGAGTTTGGGAATTTTCGGGCAATTTTTTGCTGTCGTCTTCTTTTTGTTATTGACGATTGCTGCGCTAACTTCATCGATATCAATGCTTGAATGCCCGGTTACGCTTGTGAGTGAGCGGTGGAATACCAGCCGGAGTGGCACAACTTGGGCGCTGGGGGCGGCTATTGCACTATTGAGTGGGGTCGTGCTCTATCATTTCTCGGCACTTTTTGGGGTGGTGGTGGTGATGGCGACACAGTATCTACAGCCGCTTGCAGCCTTGATGTTCTGTCTGCTCGGGGGATGGGGCTGGCGTCATCGCGCTAAAATTACGGAACTTCAGCATGGGTTCCCAGGCATTTCTCAACATTGGTTTGGACGTTTATGGCCGATATATATTAAATATGTTTGCCCTATCTTTGTTGCTGCTGTGATGTGGTTTTCTCTATTTTCTCAGTAG
- a CDS encoding aminoacyl-histidine dipeptidase, translating to MSEFQSEISHLSPSLVWTFFDKICSIPHPSYHEENLAQYIIGWAQEQSLDVRRDPTGNIFIKKPATSGMDNRKGVVLQAHLDMVPQKNEETVHNFAQDPIRPYIDGDWVTAQGTTLGADNGIGMATCLAVLASDNIQHGPLEVLLTINEEAGMTGAFGLEPGYLEGEILLNTDSEQEGEVYVGCAGGINGLLAFDIERSQVPANHVVRKLQLKGLKGGHSGCDIHLGRGNANKLFARFLAQHAEPLALRLIDFQGGSLRNAIPREGFVTLCLPEENVSKLTEAFQRFTATIRQELAQAEGNIITECHDVELDQEQHQVFDLSTQQRFIATLNASPNGVLRMSDDFSGVVETSLNLGVVKTDETTISILSLVRSLIDSGRQQVESSLRSIAELADAKVDFYDAYPGWKPDTNSAIMAIFREQYENIYGHKPNIMVIHAGLECGLFKRPYPDMDMVSFGPTIKFPHSPDEKVQISTVQQFWEQMIVMLKSIPEKD from the coding sequence GTGTCAGAATTCCAATCCGAAATTAGTCATCTTTCACCCTCTCTCGTCTGGACGTTTTTCGATAAAATATGTTCTATCCCGCACCCTTCATATCATGAAGAAAATCTAGCTCAATACATTATCGGATGGGCTCAGGAACAATCACTCGATGTCAGGCGCGATCCAACGGGTAATATTTTTATTAAGAAACCAGCGACATCAGGCATGGATAACCGTAAAGGTGTCGTGCTACAAGCGCATCTGGATATGGTGCCACAAAAAAATGAGGAGACGGTTCACAACTTCGCACAGGATCCAATTCGTCCTTATATTGATGGTGACTGGGTCACCGCTCAAGGCACGACTCTCGGTGCAGACAATGGTATCGGGATGGCAACCTGTCTTGCTGTTTTGGCTTCAGACAATATCCAACATGGTCCTCTAGAAGTGTTGTTAACGATCAATGAAGAAGCTGGCATGACCGGCGCATTTGGTCTGGAACCGGGTTATCTGGAAGGAGAGATCTTGCTGAATACCGACTCAGAACAGGAAGGTGAAGTTTACGTCGGGTGTGCCGGTGGAATTAACGGCTTACTCGCGTTTGATATTGAACGCAGTCAAGTTCCGGCAAACCATGTAGTCCGTAAACTCCAGCTCAAAGGCCTCAAAGGCGGCCATTCTGGTTGCGATATCCATCTCGGCCGAGGCAACGCCAATAAACTATTCGCTCGATTTTTGGCACAACATGCCGAGCCCCTAGCGTTACGCCTGATTGATTTTCAAGGCGGCTCACTGAGAAATGCCATTCCTCGTGAAGGTTTTGTTACCTTATGTCTCCCTGAAGAAAATGTCTCCAAACTGACTGAAGCATTCCAACGCTTCACGGCAACGATTCGTCAGGAACTGGCACAAGCTGAAGGTAATATCATTACCGAATGCCATGACGTTGAACTGGATCAGGAGCAGCACCAGGTATTTGATTTATCGACTCAGCAACGTTTCATTGCGACACTCAATGCAAGCCCAAATGGGGTGCTTCGTATGAGTGATGATTTCTCTGGTGTGGTCGAAACCTCACTGAATCTGGGGGTCGTCAAAACGGATGAAACAACAATTTCGATCCTCAGCTTGGTCCGTTCTTTAATCGACTCTGGTCGTCAACAGGTAGAAAGCAGTCTGAGATCGATAGCCGAACTCGCAGATGCGAAAGTCGATTTCTATGATGCTTACCCGGGTTGGAAGCCTGACACGAATTCAGCCATTATGGCCATATTCAGAGAACAGTACGAAAATATCTATGGTCATAAGCCGAATATCATGGTGATTCACGCAGGCCTTGAATGTGGCTTATTCAAGCGTCCATACCCGGATATGGATATGGTGTCGTTCGGTCCGACGATTAAATTCCCACATTCCCCGGATGAAAAAGTGCAGATCAGCACGGTTCAGCAATTCTGGGAACAAATGATCGTTATGCTGAAAAGTATCCCTGAAAAAGATTAA
- a CDS encoding PA0069 family radical SAM protein has translation MSRDVSEKRFQSRGTMSAIPGRFDVRIIEAEDGFSSVSSPDTEVRYEHAKTLITSNQSPDIPFRLSVNPYRGCEHGCIYCFARPTHAYLDLSPGIDFETRLTAKINAPEIFEKELRNPNYQCQPIALGINTDAYQPIEKELKITQKLLNIAYEYKQPISLITKSALILRDIDLLQSMASEHLVHVGVSLTTLDNDLSRRLEPRAVPGAVRLKMIRALSERNIPVTVMIAPVIPFINDHEMETLVQASAEAGAERVGYVMLRLPHEVAPLFEDWLHIHFPLRAERVLSHLRSLHGGQLYQGEFGKRMTGSGVYADFIRQRFHLARRKSGFDRRESGILDSSHFRLPPRCGEQMALF, from the coding sequence ATGTCACGCGATGTATCAGAGAAGCGGTTTCAAAGTCGTGGAACGATGTCTGCTATCCCCGGGCGTTTTGACGTCCGCATTATCGAAGCAGAGGATGGCTTTTCTTCTGTGTCTTCACCGGACACAGAGGTTCGCTACGAACACGCAAAGACTTTGATTACATCGAACCAGTCTCCGGATATTCCGTTCCGTCTTTCGGTGAATCCCTATCGAGGCTGCGAGCATGGTTGTATTTATTGTTTTGCCCGACCGACACACGCGTATCTGGACCTTTCTCCCGGCATTGATTTTGAAACACGTCTGACAGCAAAGATCAATGCTCCCGAGATCTTTGAAAAAGAACTCAGAAATCCGAATTATCAGTGTCAACCCATTGCGCTTGGTATCAATACCGATGCCTATCAACCCATAGAAAAAGAACTAAAGATCACCCAGAAATTGTTGAATATTGCCTATGAATATAAACAGCCAATTTCTTTGATCACGAAAAGCGCTTTGATTTTGAGGGATATCGACCTATTGCAATCAATGGCATCAGAACATCTGGTTCATGTCGGTGTCAGCTTAACAACGCTCGATAATGACTTATCGCGCAGACTTGAACCCAGAGCTGTTCCGGGAGCTGTCCGTTTGAAAATGATTCGAGCGTTGAGCGAGAGAAATATACCAGTGACCGTGATGATCGCACCCGTGATCCCTTTTATTAACGATCATGAAATGGAGACACTCGTACAGGCGAGTGCTGAAGCTGGTGCCGAGCGTGTCGGATATGTGATGTTACGTTTACCTCATGAGGTTGCCCCTTTATTTGAAGATTGGTTACACATCCATTTTCCTCTGCGAGCTGAGCGAGTTCTTAGCCACCTTCGTAGTCTGCATGGCGGACAGCTTTATCAAGGTGAGTTTGGTAAACGAATGACCGGCAGTGGCGTCTATGCTGATTTCATTCGGCAACGCTTCCATCTGGCAAGGCGTAAATCCGGGTTCGATCGGCGTGAATCCGGTATATTAGATAGCAGTCATTTCCGGTTACCTCCCCGTTGTGGGGAACAAATGGCGCTGTTCTGA
- the dinB gene encoding DNA polymerase IV, with protein MTNKIIHIDLDCYYAAVEARDNPSLRGIPLAIGGSQFGRGVLSTCSYEARQYGIRSAMPTAHALRLCPHLTVISGNMEKYKAVSQQIREIFNRYTDVIEPLSLDEAYLDVTHTTLFQGSATLVAQDIRKTIESELNLTASAGVAPIKFVAKVASDINKPNGICVIPPNDLHSFIEALALGKIPGVGKVTLEKLHKLGLFYGKDVKAYEHHLLVKHFGRFGQTLWDRCHGIDKRAVEVSRVRKSVGVEKTFSADIYTEAECLDVIDRLYPDLVTRLEKVSPEKDIIRQGIKLKFDDFKQTTVEHKQQRLDKDFFTALLRDALSRQQGRGIRLIGLSVGLNVEQSEKEQMSFDW; from the coding sequence ATGACGAATAAAATCATTCATATAGATCTTGATTGTTATTATGCAGCGGTTGAAGCGCGAGATAATCCCAGTCTGAGAGGGATTCCATTGGCTATCGGAGGATCTCAGTTTGGACGCGGGGTTCTCTCTACCTGTAGCTATGAGGCTCGTCAATATGGCATTCGCTCAGCAATGCCAACCGCGCATGCACTCAGGTTATGTCCGCATCTAACCGTGATTTCTGGAAATATGGAGAAATATAAAGCTGTTTCTCAGCAAATCCGTGAAATTTTTAACAGATATACCGATGTGATTGAACCGCTATCTTTAGATGAAGCCTATTTGGATGTAACGCATACTACGCTGTTTCAAGGTTCTGCGACGTTGGTTGCTCAAGATATCAGAAAGACCATTGAATCTGAGTTGAATTTAACTGCGAGTGCAGGGGTTGCTCCCATTAAATTTGTTGCGAAAGTGGCCTCAGATATAAATAAACCAAATGGGATTTGTGTGATTCCCCCGAACGATTTGCATTCCTTTATTGAGGCGTTGGCTTTGGGGAAGATTCCCGGTGTAGGAAAAGTCACATTAGAAAAATTACACAAGTTAGGGTTGTTTTATGGCAAAGATGTCAAAGCATATGAGCATCATCTACTGGTCAAACATTTTGGCCGGTTTGGTCAAACACTGTGGGACAGGTGTCACGGCATCGATAAAAGAGCCGTTGAAGTTTCTCGAGTGAGGAAGTCCGTCGGTGTTGAAAAGACATTCAGTGCGGATATTTATACTGAAGCCGAATGTTTAGACGTGATTGACCGATTATATCCAGATTTAGTCACTCGACTTGAAAAAGTATCCCCGGAAAAGGACATCATCCGCCAAGGGATCAAATTGAAATTTGATGATTTTAAGCAAACGACAGTTGAGCATAAACAACAGCGATTAGATAAAGACTTTTTTACTGCATTATTGCGAGATGCGTTGTCGAGACAACAAGGTCGGGGGATTCGTCTTATTGGTCTGTCGGTTGGGCTGAATGTCGAACAAAGTGAAAAAGAGCAGATGAGTTTTGATTGGTGA
- a CDS encoding DMT family transporter: MKSHSIMKAAVLLIICTFFWGSSFPVGKHALGEVHALTLVFWRFIIAATCLAVYLKVKRMPEMHLSVFQWCWVISVSIVGVGGLNLGLFTGLAMTNATNGSLIMALSPLMTSLIACVALRTLPSFVQCFSLLVSLTGVLMVLTNGHLETLLSMQMNYGDQLIFGGMLAWSLYTYCSQGISRWIPVIPYTFIGMLSGASVIGIMCLISSEVHPFAELWNSSALGISEIVYIGVFGTVAGYLLWLNGVRHLGSADAALFFNFVPIFSVLTSFMFGQAVTQLQLIGIAIVITGLLLPRIRLLKRRPKPCSEF; the protein is encoded by the coding sequence ATGAAATCTCATTCAATCATGAAAGCAGCTGTTCTTCTCATTATCTGTACCTTCTTTTGGGGGAGCAGCTTTCCCGTTGGTAAACATGCGTTAGGTGAGGTGCATGCACTCACCTTAGTGTTCTGGCGTTTTATTATTGCTGCTACATGTCTGGCGGTCTATCTCAAGGTTAAACGTATGCCAGAAATGCACTTGAGTGTATTTCAGTGGTGTTGGGTTATTTCGGTTAGTATTGTCGGGGTTGGTGGTCTCAATCTTGGTCTGTTTACCGGTCTGGCGATGACCAATGCGACCAACGGTTCATTAATTATGGCGCTTAGCCCACTGATGACGTCTCTAATCGCGTGTGTAGCACTGCGCACTTTACCGTCTTTTGTACAATGTTTTAGTCTGCTCGTCAGTCTGACCGGCGTATTGATGGTGCTCACCAATGGACATCTTGAAACGTTACTCTCCATGCAGATGAATTACGGTGATCAGTTGATCTTTGGTGGAATGCTTGCTTGGAGTCTTTATACCTATTGTAGTCAGGGGATTAGTCGCTGGATACCAGTCATTCCCTATACCTTTATCGGTATGCTGAGCGGTGCTTCAGTGATTGGCATCATGTGTCTGATATCATCAGAAGTGCATCCGTTCGCTGAACTGTGGAATAGTTCTGCACTGGGGATCTCGGAAATCGTTTATATTGGTGTGTTTGGCACTGTTGCCGGTTATTTACTGTGGTTAAATGGCGTGCGTCACCTTGGATCAGCGGATGCAGCACTGTTTTTCAACTTTGTTCCGATCTTTTCTGTGCTCACCTCGTTTATGTTTGGCCAAGCTGTGACTCAGTTACAATTAATCGGGATTGCGATAGTGATTACCGGCCTGCTACTGCCACGAATTCGATTGTTGAAACGCAGGCCTAAACCTTGTTCTGAATTTTAA
- the rimK gene encoding 30S ribosomal protein S6--L-glutamate ligase — MKIGILSRNSSLYSTQRLIEACKERGHDHKVIDALRCYMNINSEKPEIHFKGEQLSGFDAIIPRIGASVTFYGTAVLRQFEMMGVYPVNESVAISRSRDKLRSMQLLSRKGIGMPITGFASKPDDIKDLLNMVGGAPVVIKLLEGTQGIGVVLAENRKAAESVIEAFMGLKAHIMVQEYVKEAGGADIRCFVIGDKVIASMKRQGAEGEFRSNLHRGGTATLIKISPQERKTAIDAAKIMGLNVAGVDLLRSSRGPLVMEVNSSPGLEGIEQATGKDIASMIIEFAEKNAQLRTTRTRGRG; from the coding sequence ATGAAAATCGGCATTCTTTCGAGAAACAGCTCGCTCTATTCAACTCAGCGACTGATTGAAGCGTGTAAAGAGCGGGGACATGACCACAAAGTGATCGATGCTTTACGCTGTTATATGAATATCAACTCAGAAAAACCGGAAATTCACTTTAAAGGAGAACAATTATCTGGGTTTGACGCCATCATTCCACGTATCGGTGCGTCTGTGACCTTTTATGGCACAGCAGTCTTACGTCAGTTTGAAATGATGGGGGTTTATCCGGTCAATGAATCTGTCGCAATTAGTCGTTCCAGAGACAAACTTCGTTCCATGCAATTACTGTCCAGAAAAGGGATTGGTATGCCGATCACCGGATTTGCCAGCAAACCCGATGATATTAAAGACTTATTAAACATGGTCGGCGGTGCGCCGGTTGTGATCAAACTCCTTGAAGGAACCCAAGGGATTGGCGTCGTTTTAGCAGAAAACCGCAAAGCTGCGGAAAGTGTGATTGAAGCCTTTATGGGGCTCAAAGCACACATCATGGTGCAAGAATATGTCAAGGAAGCCGGTGGTGCTGATATCCGTTGTTTTGTGATCGGTGATAAAGTCATTGCATCAATGAAGCGCCAAGGTGCAGAAGGCGAGTTCCGTTCAAATCTGCACCGTGGCGGGACAGCAACACTGATCAAAATTTCTCCTCAAGAGAGAAAAACCGCCATTGATGCTGCAAAGATTATGGGACTCAATGTTGCCGGTGTTGACCTACTCCGCTCTTCTCGTGGCCCACTGGTGATGGAAGTCAATTCATCTCCCGGTTTAGAAGGGATTGAACAAGCGACAGGTAAAGATATCGCAAGCATGATCATTGAGTTTGCCGAGAAGAATGCACAATTGAGAACAACAAGGACACGGGGACGAGGATAA
- a CDS encoding LysR family transcriptional regulator, with the protein MKPSYSLDDLRCFCSVARAGSFKGAAQSLGMPLSTLSRRIRQLETDLQLRLLNRDAHRVSLTSTGERYFQRSAMLFDELNDIDEDLHRDKYQPQGKIRISAPINAGSQFLRDIFYDFLLQYPDIQLDLSFSNSLIDIEAEGMDVVFRVGNPVVDNWIARPLKHIHFIVCSHFDYNISDITTPEKLCGHPTIICRPMIPWQLVHKESHATFDYHPQKGIRLEVDEILTLVHAIKAGLGIGYVPDYFALPMIAQSKIKHVLPDWRSQTRTLFMLYRDRDNLPMRVRLFIEFVIKHFER; encoded by the coding sequence ATGAAACCTAGCTATTCGTTAGACGACCTCCGCTGTTTTTGTTCTGTAGCACGTGCCGGTAGTTTCAAAGGGGCCGCCCAATCTTTAGGGATGCCTCTTTCCACTTTAAGCCGTCGTATTCGTCAGTTAGAGACGGATCTACAGCTTCGTCTACTCAATCGAGACGCTCACCGAGTTTCGCTGACCAGCACCGGTGAACGGTATTTTCAGCGCTCCGCCATGCTGTTTGATGAACTCAATGATATTGACGAAGATCTACATCGGGATAAATATCAGCCACAGGGAAAAATCCGGATTTCCGCGCCAATCAATGCTGGCTCACAATTTCTACGCGACATTTTTTATGATTTTTTACTGCAATATCCAGATATTCAGTTAGATCTGAGTTTTTCCAACTCTCTGATAGATATTGAAGCGGAAGGGATGGATGTGGTGTTTCGAGTCGGAAATCCAGTCGTCGACAATTGGATTGCGAGACCACTAAAGCATATCCATTTTATTGTGTGCTCTCATTTTGATTACAATATTTCCGACATAACCACACCAGAAAAGTTGTGTGGTCATCCCACCATCATTTGTCGTCCGATGATACCGTGGCAGTTAGTACATAAAGAGAGTCATGCAACATTTGATTATCACCCGCAGAAAGGAATAAGGCTGGAAGTAGATGAGATTTTGACGCTGGTTCACGCCATTAAAGCAGGACTCGGGATCGGATACGTCCCAGATTACTTTGCACTACCGATGATAGCTCAGAGCAAGATCAAACATGTGCTACCTGACTGGCGCAGTCAAACTCGCACATTATTTATGCTATATCGCGATCGTGACAACTTACCGATGCGAGTACGCTTGTTCATCGAATTTGTTATCAAGCATTTTGAGCGTTAG